One segment of Dolichospermum sp. DET69 DNA contains the following:
- a CDS encoding PrsW family intramembrane metalloprotease produces MTGKNARQNAFLRLVSSKVEASESASRYSLLPGKEMVIGRDPICQIVLDAMIYRMVSRRHAVIRPLSLSPDSRHSWVICDLNSANGTFLNGKHLQGCQELHLGDHISLGADGPQFIFEYEVIAQKTVINVSKATVLSSVNNHHLSSKQDSVSFTQLFPIISTGKDLTRKAYLIPGILTVVFVVLMFASVGYPQANQVIVGSYIAFAAYYFVYQLCGKSKPWWVLMAVALSTMLILLSPILDLFIKVFRDILPGTLDTTSQDGITFTELLVRMFFGAGLMEELLKILPVLGAYWIGNSLPSPWKERIGVWEPLDGILLGTASAVGFTLLETLGQYVPLISQNSGQSMGLQLLIPRILGSVAGHMAYSGYLGYFVGLAVLKPLKGKQILSVGYLSASALHALWNATGSINAFFLVVVGVLSYAFLMAAILKARVLSPTRSQNFATRFLDSK; encoded by the coding sequence ATGACAGGCAAAAACGCAAGACAGAATGCATTTCTGCGGTTGGTGTCCAGTAAGGTCGAAGCTTCAGAGTCAGCATCTCGCTACTCATTGCTTCCTGGTAAAGAAATGGTAATTGGACGTGACCCCATCTGCCAAATTGTCTTGGATGCCATGATATACCGAATGGTATCTCGTCGTCATGCGGTAATCCGTCCCCTTTCTTTGTCTCCAGACAGCCGTCATAGCTGGGTAATTTGTGATTTGAATAGTGCCAATGGCACTTTTTTAAATGGAAAACACTTACAAGGATGTCAAGAATTACATTTAGGTGATCACATTTCCCTTGGTGCTGATGGACCACAATTTATTTTCGAGTATGAAGTTATTGCTCAAAAAACGGTGATAAATGTTAGTAAAGCCACAGTATTATCATCTGTTAATAACCATCATTTATCATCAAAGCAAGATTCTGTAAGCTTCACACAATTGTTTCCTATTATCTCTACTGGTAAGGATCTAACTCGCAAAGCCTACCTTATACCAGGAATCTTGACGGTAGTTTTTGTAGTGTTGATGTTTGCTAGTGTAGGTTATCCCCAGGCAAATCAGGTAATTGTGGGATCTTACATTGCTTTTGCGGCTTACTATTTTGTTTATCAATTATGTGGTAAATCCAAGCCTTGGTGGGTACTCATGGCTGTGGCATTGAGTACAATGTTAATTTTGCTCAGTCCTATATTAGATTTATTCATCAAAGTATTCCGAGATATCTTACCTGGAACGTTGGATACTACATCTCAAGATGGGATCACTTTTACCGAATTATTAGTACGAATGTTTTTTGGTGCGGGGTTAATGGAGGAACTGCTAAAAATATTACCAGTATTAGGCGCGTATTGGATTGGCAACTCCTTACCATCTCCTTGGAAAGAACGGATTGGAGTTTGGGAACCCTTGGATGGCATTCTTCTGGGTACAGCTTCCGCTGTGGGCTTTACTTTACTAGAAACCCTTGGTCAGTATGTACCCTTAATTTCTCAAAATTCTGGTCAATCAATGGGTTTACAGCTACTTATTCCCCGCATTTTAGGTTCTGTAGCTGGACACATGGCTTATAGCGGATATTTAGGCTACTTTGTTGGTTTGGCTGTATTAAAACCCCTGAAAGGCAAGCAAATTCTCTCTGTGGGTTATTTGAGTGCTTCTGCACTTCACGCTTTATGGAATGCGACAGGTTCTATTAATGCTTTTTTCTTGGTAGTAGTTGGTGTTTTATCTTATGCCTTTCTCATGGCTGCCATTCTCAAAGCCCGGGTATTATCACCAACAAGATCACAAAACTTTGCTACCCGCTTTCTCGACTCAAAATAG
- a CDS encoding phosphate-starvation-inducible PsiE family protein yields the protein MRKLIKRFLEVSNDKSFIHLIEIIEVIVSKLLSLLMVIVIFATLSDLAIFIFWEILSPEKGRFSQTLFQTFGLFLNVLIALEILENITGYLKKHVLQVELVIATSLIAIARKIIILDLKVTEGIEIIGLGIAVLSLSISYWIIRSSHSQK from the coding sequence ATGAGAAAATTAATTAAAAGGTTTCTAGAAGTTAGCAATGATAAAAGTTTTATTCACTTGATTGAAATAATCGAGGTAATAGTTTCCAAATTACTATCTCTACTTATGGTAATAGTAATTTTCGCTACACTTTCTGACTTAGCAATATTTATTTTTTGGGAAATACTTTCTCCAGAAAAAGGTCGTTTTAGTCAGACATTATTTCAAACTTTTGGATTATTTCTGAATGTTTTAATTGCTTTAGAAATATTAGAAAATATTACTGGCTACTTAAAAAAGCACGTTTTACAAGTTGAATTAGTTATTGCTACTTCTTTGATTGCCATTGCTCGGAAAATTATTATTCTTGATTTAAAAGTAACTGAAGGTATAGAAATTATCGGTTTAGGGATTGCGGTTCTTTCTCTATCAATTAGTTATTGGATAATTCGGAGTAGTCATTCTCAAAAATAA
- a CDS encoding nitrate reductase, with amino-acid sequence MNEFTKTLCPYCGVGCGLEVSPPAQHGKATNRDSEGTPIWRVRGDKSHPSSQGMVCVKGATIAESLDKGRLHHPMVRDSLDEEFRRVSWNEAFDLITQRIQTLRLNQATDSICMYGSGQFQTEDYYIAQKLLKGCLGTNNFDANSRLCMSSAVSGYIQSFGADGPPCCYDDLELTDCAFLIGTNTAECHPIIFNRLAKYHKKNRHVKMVVVDPRRTPTAEAADLHLAIRPGTDIDLLNGMAHLLMKWNYIDIAFIDDCTSNFPAYAEVIRHYSPEVVASRCGISIEDLETAAKYWGKSKSVLSLWSMGVNQSSEGTAKVRTIINLHLMTGQIGKPGAGPFSLTGQPNAMGGREAGGLSHLLPGYRSVKNAQHRAEVEDFWGLETGQISSVPGLTAWEIITGLETGNVGLLWIAATNPAVSMPDLERTKKALLKSPFTIYQDAYYPTETSAYAHVLLPAAQWGEKTGIMTNSERIVTLCSAFREPPREAKADWEIFAEVGRRLGFEDKFAFNNSAEVYQEFVQLTRQRPCDMSGLNHEVLAAQGPTHWPYSQGSNSETKRLYTNLCFHTTDGRATFGAYYSKGLAEPPDDNYPFILTTGRLYGHWHTQTRTGRIEKIRKLHPQPFIEIHPRDAANLGIIDNQWLEVRSRRGTTKFPAKVTKAISPGTVFVPMHWGKLWADDAEANTLTHPEACPDSHQPELKACAVQLLPILIESTIKNYQLQSSQW; translated from the coding sequence ATGAATGAATTTACCAAAACACTTTGTCCTTATTGCGGTGTTGGTTGTGGTTTAGAAGTTTCTCCACCAGCCCAACATGGAAAAGCCACAAATAGAGATAGTGAAGGAACTCCAATTTGGCGAGTTAGGGGTGATAAATCCCATCCTTCAAGTCAAGGAATGGTATGTGTTAAAGGGGCGACAATTGCTGAATCTTTAGATAAGGGTAGATTGCATCATCCAATGGTACGCGATTCTTTAGATGAAGAATTTCGGCGGGTAAGCTGGAATGAAGCCTTTGATCTTATTACTCAACGTATTCAAACATTGCGATTAAATCAAGCAACAGATTCTATCTGTATGTATGGTTCTGGACAATTTCAAACTGAAGATTATTATATTGCTCAAAAGTTACTTAAAGGTTGTTTAGGAACTAATAATTTCGATGCTAATTCCCGGTTGTGTATGTCTAGCGCGGTATCTGGGTACATTCAAAGTTTTGGTGCTGATGGGCCTCCTTGCTGTTACGATGATTTAGAATTAACTGATTGTGCTTTTTTAATTGGGACAAATACAGCAGAATGTCATCCAATTATTTTTAATCGGTTAGCAAAATATCATAAAAAAAATCGCCATGTTAAAATGGTTGTGGTTGATCCTCGTCGCACTCCTACCGCAGAAGCAGCCGATTTACATTTAGCTATTCGTCCAGGTACAGATATTGATTTGTTAAATGGGATGGCCCATTTATTAATGAAATGGAATTATATAGATATAGCTTTTATTGATGATTGTACTAGCAATTTTCCGGCTTATGCTGAGGTAATTCGGCATTATTCACCAGAAGTTGTAGCCAGTCGTTGTGGTATTAGTATTGAAGATTTAGAAACCGCTGCTAAATATTGGGGAAAATCAAAATCTGTACTTTCTTTATGGTCAATGGGTGTTAATCAATCTTCTGAAGGTACGGCTAAAGTCAGAACGATTATTAATTTACATTTAATGACGGGACAAATCGGTAAACCTGGTGCTGGTCCCTTTTCTTTGACAGGTCAACCTAATGCTATGGGAGGCAGAGAAGCGGGAGGTTTATCTCATTTATTACCAGGATATCGGTCGGTAAAAAATGCCCAACATCGGGCAGAAGTTGAGGATTTTTGGGGTTTAGAAACAGGACAAATTTCCTCTGTTCCTGGTTTAACTGCTTGGGAAATAATTACTGGTTTGGAAACAGGAAATGTAGGTTTATTATGGATTGCTGCTACTAATCCGGCTGTGAGTATGCCAGATTTAGAACGCACTAAAAAGGCTTTATTAAAATCTCCTTTTACTATCTATCAGGATGCTTATTACCCAACAGAAACATCAGCTTATGCTCATGTTTTGTTACCTGCGGCGCAGTGGGGTGAAAAAACTGGAATTATGACTAATTCTGAAAGAATTGTAACTCTGTGTTCAGCTTTTCGTGAACCACCAAGAGAAGCAAAAGCTGATTGGGAAATTTTTGCAGAAGTGGGAAGAAGATTAGGTTTTGAAGATAAGTTTGCTTTTAATAATTCTGCGGAAGTTTATCAGGAATTTGTCCAGTTAACTCGTCAGCGTCCTTGTGATATGTCTGGTTTAAATCATGAGGTTTTAGCCGCACAAGGTCCAACTCATTGGCCTTATTCACAAGGTAGTAATTCAGAAACTAAACGTCTATATACTAATTTATGCTTTCATACAACTGATGGACGCGCTACGTTTGGTGCATATTATTCTAAAGGTTTAGCCGAACCACCTGATGACAATTATCCTTTTATATTAACTACTGGTAGATTGTACGGACATTGGCATACACAAACACGCACTGGCAGAATTGAGAAAATTCGCAAATTGCACCCCCAACCGTTTATTGAAATCCATCCCCGTGATGCTGCTAATTTGGGTATTATTGATAATCAGTGGTTAGAAGTGCGATCGCGTCGTGGTACAACTAAGTTTCCGGCTAAAGTCACAAAAGCTATTTCTCCCGGTACTGTCTTTGTACCTATGCACTGGGGTAAACTATGGGCAGATGATGCGGAAGCTAATACGCTTACCCATCCAGAAGCTTGTCCTGATTCCCACCAACCAGAATTAAAAGCCTGTGCTGTGCAATTATTACCAATTCTTATAGAATCTACTATTAAAAATTATCAACTTCAGTCCTCCCAATGGTAA
- a CDS encoding NarK family nitrate/nitrite MFS transporter yields MLKGLLSFTGRYRILHQTWFAFFLTFVCWFNLAPFATTIGKELHLAPEQIKTLGICNLALTIPARLIIGMLLDKFGPRITYSLLLMFAVVPCLATALAQDFNQLVISRLLMGIVGSGFVVGIRMVAEWFPPKEMGIAQGIYGGWGNFGAFGAEFALPTIAIATSFLGGSGSNWRLTIALTGIVAAIYGLFYFKSVQDTPIGKVYQKPKKNGSLEVTSIKSFWALIVSNLGLIFALGLLAWRLEQKKIHFLTLSQMYIVWVVLAGLFAYQSYQAYQVNQELLTGKKTYPANQRYQFGQVALLEFTYITNFGSELAVVSMLPAFFEKTFGLEHIVAGMIASIYPFLNLISRPSGGLISDKLGSRKWTITIVSAGIAIGYLMAHFINKDWPIPLAIAVTMFAAYFAQAGCGATYGIVPLIKKEATGQIAGNVGAYGNFGGVVYLTIFSLTDASTLFATMGIAAMICAFMCGFFLKEPKDSFASDHENEIEIINSQPVFMEE; encoded by the coding sequence ATGCTAAAAGGATTATTGTCATTTACAGGACGCTATCGGATTTTACATCAGACATGGTTTGCATTCTTCTTAACATTTGTTTGTTGGTTTAACCTTGCCCCCTTCGCCACCACAATAGGTAAAGAATTACATTTAGCACCAGAACAAATTAAAACATTAGGAATTTGTAACCTAGCATTAACAATTCCCGCTCGTCTGATTATTGGGATGTTATTGGATAAATTCGGACCAAGAATTACCTATTCCCTGTTATTAATGTTTGCAGTTGTTCCTTGTTTAGCAACAGCATTAGCCCAAGACTTTAACCAATTAGTAATAAGTCGCTTATTAATGGGAATAGTTGGTTCTGGATTCGTTGTAGGAATCCGCATGGTAGCTGAATGGTTTCCTCCCAAAGAAATGGGAATTGCTCAAGGTATTTATGGTGGTTGGGGTAACTTTGGCGCATTTGGAGCAGAATTTGCTTTACCAACAATTGCAATCGCAACTAGCTTTTTAGGTGGTAGTGGTTCTAACTGGAGATTAACAATCGCATTAACAGGAATTGTTGCCGCAATTTACGGATTATTCTACTTTAAAAGCGTTCAAGATACACCGATTGGTAAAGTTTATCAAAAACCCAAGAAAAATGGCTCATTAGAAGTAACATCAATCAAAAGCTTTTGGGCGTTAATTGTTTCTAACCTTGGTTTAATATTCGCATTAGGCTTATTAGCTTGGAGACTAGAACAAAAGAAAATTCATTTCCTCACACTCAGCCAAATGTATATAGTTTGGGTTGTATTAGCAGGATTATTTGCTTACCAAAGTTACCAAGCATATCAAGTTAATCAAGAATTACTAACTGGGAAAAAGACTTACCCCGCAAATCAACGTTATCAATTCGGACAAGTAGCATTATTAGAATTTACCTACATTACTAACTTTGGTTCAGAACTTGCAGTCGTTTCCATGCTACCGGCATTTTTTGAAAAAACCTTTGGTTTAGAACATATTGTAGCTGGAATGATTGCCTCTATTTATCCCTTTCTTAACCTAATTTCTCGTCCTAGCGGTGGGTTAATTTCTGATAAATTAGGTTCGCGTAAATGGACAATAACAATAGTTTCTGCGGGGATTGCAATTGGTTATTTAATGGCACATTTCATTAACAAAGATTGGCCTATTCCCTTAGCAATTGCTGTGACAATGTTTGCTGCTTACTTTGCTCAAGCTGGTTGTGGTGCAACTTATGGAATAGTCCCATTAATCAAAAAAGAAGCAACAGGACAAATAGCCGGAAACGTCGGTGCTTATGGTAACTTTGGCGGCGTAGTTTATCTGACCATCTTTAGTTTAACAGACGCATCAACCCTATTTGCAACAATGGGAATAGCCGCCATGATTTGCGCCTTCATGTGTGGATTCTTCCTCAAAGAACCCAAAGATTCATTTGCATCTGATCATGAAAATGAGATAGAAATAATCAATTCTCAACCTGTTTTCATGGAAGAATAA
- a CDS encoding ferredoxin--nitrite reductase has product MIETATTTDKLNKFEKLKAEKDGLAVKSEIENFAQIGWEAMDENDLNHRLKWLGVFFRPVTPGKFMMRMRLPNGILNSNQMSALAEVVQRYGENGSADITTRQNIQLRGISFEDIPDIFNKFHKVGLTTIQSGMDNVRNITGDPVAGLDEDEFYDTRELVQQIQDMLTNNGEGNPEFSNLPRKFNIAITGGRDNSVHAEINDLAFIPAFWGNEDETPIFGFNVIVGGLFSAKRCEAAIPLNVWVSPAEVVSLCKVIVEIFRDHGLRANRLKARLMWLLDEWGIEKFRAEVETRFGKSLLPAAVKDEIDWEKRDHVGIYKQKQPGFNYAGLNIPVGRLSADDMFAISRLAEVYGSGEIRFTVEQNIIIPNIPDSSLTTFFTESILEKFSVNPGLLMRSLVSCTGAQFCNFALIETKNRALAMIKSLESELILSRPVRIHWTGCPNSCGQPQVADIGLMGTKVRKNGQMSEGVDIYMGGTVGKDAHLGTCVQKSIPCEDLQPILREILITQFDAKLREPAIV; this is encoded by the coding sequence ATGATAGAAACAGCAACTACCACAGACAAACTAAATAAATTCGAGAAACTCAAAGCCGAAAAAGACGGACTCGCAGTTAAAAGCGAAATAGAAAATTTTGCCCAAATCGGTTGGGAAGCAATGGACGAAAACGACCTCAACCATCGCCTAAAATGGTTAGGTGTATTTTTCCGTCCAGTCACTCCCGGTAAATTCATGATGCGAATGCGTTTACCTAACGGCATTCTCAACAGCAATCAGATGTCTGCTTTAGCAGAAGTGGTACAGCGTTACGGTGAAAATGGCAGCGCCGATATTACCACCAGACAGAATATACAACTACGCGGGATCAGTTTTGAAGATATTCCCGATATCTTTAATAAATTTCACAAAGTCGGATTGACTACTATCCAATCCGGGATGGATAACGTCCGTAATATTACAGGTGATCCTGTAGCTGGCTTAGATGAAGATGAGTTTTATGATACTAGAGAATTAGTCCAGCAAATCCAAGATATGCTGACTAACAACGGTGAAGGTAATCCCGAATTTAGCAATCTTCCCCGCAAATTTAATATTGCAATTACTGGGGGAAGAGATAATTCAGTTCATGCAGAAATTAACGATTTAGCCTTTATTCCCGCTTTTTGGGGAAATGAAGATGAAACCCCAATCTTTGGGTTTAACGTCATTGTCGGCGGCTTATTTTCGGCAAAACGTTGTGAAGCTGCTATTCCTCTCAATGTTTGGGTATCTCCCGCCGAAGTTGTATCATTATGCAAAGTCATTGTCGAGATTTTCCGAGATCATGGCTTACGCGCAAATAGACTAAAAGCCCGATTAATGTGGCTACTTGATGAATGGGGAATAGAAAAATTCCGCGCTGAAGTAGAAACCCGGTTTGGTAAATCATTATTACCCGCAGCAGTTAAAGATGAAATTGACTGGGAAAAACGGGATCATGTGGGAATATATAAACAAAAACAACCTGGATTTAACTACGCAGGTTTAAATATTCCCGTCGGAAGATTGTCTGCTGATGATATGTTTGCAATTTCCCGATTAGCGGAAGTTTATGGAAGTGGAGAAATCCGGTTTACCGTAGAACAAAATATCATTATCCCTAATATTCCTGATTCGAGTTTAACAACATTTTTCACAGAATCAATATTAGAGAAATTTTCAGTTAATCCTGGTTTATTGATGCGATCATTAGTATCTTGTACAGGCGCACAATTTTGTAATTTTGCCTTAATAGAAACCAAAAATCGCGCCCTAGCAATGATTAAATCATTGGAATCTGAATTAATATTATCACGTCCTGTGCGAATTCATTGGACAGGATGCCCTAACTCCTGCGGACAACCCCAAGTAGCAGATATTGGCTTAATGGGAACAAAAGTCCGTAAAAATGGCCAAATGTCTGAAGGTGTAGACATTTACATGGGGGGAACAGTGGGAAAAGACGCACATTTAGGAACTTGTGTGCAAAAAAGTATTCCCTGCGAAGACTTACAACCCATATTAAGAGAAATACTAATTACCCAATTTGATGCAAAATTGCGAGAACCAGCAATAGTATAA
- a CDS encoding type I restriction enzyme HsdR N-terminal domain-containing protein: MDNLFGNLNFQTLQQNPDFKEDSVREVIILPILKALGYTETNIVRSKTLQHPFLKSGSKKRPVNLIPDYVLKVENNFAWVLDAKAPNQNIKDGDNVEQVYSYATHPEIRSNYFSLCNGVEFAIFKTTATNIPVLFFKLDEIEYHWEKLTQYLSPNSFQSGKNFNYETTIATVKSKGDFNYNTRPLLEEIVVTKRAARRHFGVHGYFTKQAWNVVAEYIKNFSQPGDLILDPFGGSGVTAIEALMNNRKAISTDINPMAVFLVNSLINPVDFNEISAAFERIKTEYQKKEPTTETDIKKALTKYPYPKGIKLPKGSDVETVEQLFTEQQLARLALLKSLIKKEKEINIKKTLMLMFSGMITRINLTYHTSNRLVRPGGNCSLFVYYRYRIAPNPVELDFMKYFELRFQKIVSAKKEIEYYINKKTISHAQILKASATNLSFISKESVDYIYTDPPYGKKIPYLDLSIMWNTWLDLEVTEEDYEQEAIEGGEHQKTKYQYNQLIAESIKEMYRVLKFDRWLSFVFAHKDPEFWHLIIDTAESCGFEYIGAVPQKNGQTSFKKRQNPFTVLSGQLIINFRKVRSPKAIMKANLGMDIAEIVIQTIEGIIAKNDGATLEQINDELIIKGLELGFLDLLKKEYSDLTTILMGNFDYDEKTELFTLKKDAKFKSHIDVKLRIKYYLISYLRRMERENKSLNFDEIVLHLLPLLKNGTTPENQTILSVLEDIGERIGENSWTLKKEGQLSLF, translated from the coding sequence ATGGATAATCTTTTTGGTAATTTAAACTTTCAGACACTACAACAAAACCCAGATTTCAAAGAAGATAGTGTCAGAGAAGTAATTATTCTTCCTATTTTAAAAGCACTTGGGTATACAGAAACAAATATAGTTCGTAGTAAAACATTACAACATCCTTTTTTGAAAAGTGGTAGTAAAAAACGCCCTGTAAATCTTATTCCTGATTACGTTTTAAAAGTAGAAAATAATTTTGCTTGGGTACTTGATGCTAAAGCACCAAATCAAAATATCAAAGATGGTGATAATGTTGAGCAAGTTTATAGTTATGCTACGCACCCCGAAATTAGGAGTAATTATTTTTCTCTTTGTAATGGTGTAGAGTTTGCTATATTTAAAACTACTGCAACTAATATACCTGTTTTATTTTTTAAACTTGATGAGATTGAATATCATTGGGAAAAATTAACTCAATATTTATCACCTAATAGTTTTCAATCTGGTAAAAACTTTAATTATGAAACTACCATAGCTACAGTTAAATCTAAGGGTGATTTTAATTATAATACCCGTCCTTTATTAGAAGAAATTGTAGTTACAAAACGAGCAGCGAGAAGACATTTTGGCGTTCATGGATATTTTACTAAACAAGCTTGGAATGTTGTAGCTGAATATATTAAAAATTTTAGTCAACCGGGGGATTTAATTCTTGATCCTTTTGGAGGTAGTGGAGTAACAGCAATTGAAGCTTTAATGAATAATAGAAAAGCCATTAGTACAGATATTAATCCTATGGCAGTTTTTCTAGTTAATTCCTTAATTAATCCTGTAGATTTTAATGAAATTTCAGCAGCTTTTGAAAGAATAAAAACAGAATATCAAAAGAAAGAACCTACTACGGAAACAGATATTAAAAAAGCATTAACAAAATATCCCTATCCCAAAGGTATAAAATTACCTAAAGGTTCAGATGTGGAAACTGTAGAACAGTTATTTACTGAGCAACAATTAGCGCGGTTAGCTTTATTAAAATCTCTAATTAAAAAAGAAAAAGAGATTAACATCAAAAAAACATTAATGCTAATGTTTTCTGGAATGATAACTAGAATAAATTTAACATATCATACTTCAAATCGTCTTGTTCGTCCTGGTGGTAATTGTTCTCTGTTTGTTTATTATCGCTATAGAATTGCACCTAACCCAGTTGAACTTGATTTTATGAAATATTTTGAACTACGATTTCAAAAAATAGTATCAGCTAAAAAAGAGATCGAATATTATATTAATAAAAAAACCATTTCTCATGCTCAAATACTTAAAGCTTCAGCCACTAATTTAAGTTTTATTTCTAAAGAAAGTGTTGACTATATCTATACAGATCCTCCTTATGGGAAAAAAATCCCCTATTTAGATTTATCGATAATGTGGAATACTTGGCTTGATTTAGAAGTAACTGAGGAAGACTATGAACAAGAAGCAATTGAAGGAGGAGAACATCAAAAAACTAAATATCAATATAATCAATTAATAGCTGAAAGCATCAAAGAAATGTATCGAGTGTTAAAATTTGATCGTTGGTTATCATTTGTATTTGCTCATAAAGATCCTGAATTTTGGCATTTAATTATTGACACTGCGGAAAGTTGTGGTTTTGAATATATCGGGGCAGTACCGCAAAAAAACGGACAAACAAGTTTTAAGAAAAGACAAAATCCTTTTACAGTTTTATCAGGACAACTAATCATTAATTTTCGCAAAGTTCGCAGTCCTAAAGCCATAATGAAAGCCAATTTAGGAATGGATATTGCAGAAATTGTTATTCAGACTATTGAAGGAATTATTGCTAAAAATGACGGTGCAACCCTGGAACAAATTAACGACGAACTAATTATTAAAGGTTTAGAATTAGGCTTTTTAGACTTGTTAAAAAAAGAGTATTCAGATTTAACAACTATTTTAATGGGTAATTTTGACTATGATGAAAAAACTGAATTATTTACCCTAAAAAAAGATGCAAAATTCAAGTCACATATTGATGTAAAATTGAGAATTAAATACTATTTGATTAGTTATTTACGCAGAATGGAACGAGAAAATAAAAGTTTAAATTTTGATGAAATAGTTTTGCATCTGTTACCGCTTTTGAAAAATGGAACTACCCCAGAAAATCAAACTATTTTGAGTGTATTGGAAGATATTGGAGAACGAATAGGAGAAAATAGTTGGACACTAAAAAAAGAAGGTCAACTTTCACTATTTTGA
- a CDS encoding UPF0175 family protein: MSLVISEDIVQASGLSEKELVLELIILLFQRKKNSIGKASQLAKMPLLQFQNELAMRNINIHYDETDLDVDLKNLGII, from the coding sequence ATGAGCTTAGTCATTTCCGAAGATATTGTCCAAGCAAGTGGATTATCAGAAAAAGAATTAGTTTTAGAGTTGATTATCTTATTGTTTCAAAGAAAAAAAAATAGTATCGGTAAAGCATCCCAACTGGCTAAAATGCCTTTACTGCAATTTCAAAATGAATTAGCTATGAGAAACATTAATATTCATTATGATGAAACTGATTTAGACGTTGATTTAAAAAACTTGGGAATTATCTAA
- a CDS encoding XisI protein → MDKLTHYQNLIKQILTEYEIISSQVIDPDIDEVLMFDDQRSQYLWFNIGWKNDRRVKTISVYIRIKNEKIYIEEDWTEEGIATDLLRESVPKEDIVLAFYDPETRKLTEFAVA, encoded by the coding sequence ATGGACAAGCTAACTCATTATCAAAACTTAATCAAACAAATTTTAACTGAATATGAAATAATCTCATCACAAGTAATTGATCCTGATATAGATGAGGTGTTAATGTTTGATGATCAAAGAAGTCAATATCTTTGGTTTAATATTGGTTGGAAAAATGATAGACGAGTAAAAACAATTTCTGTTTATATTCGCATTAAAAATGAGAAAATTTACATTGAGGAAGATTGGACTGAAGAGGGAATAGCTACAGATTTATTAAGAGAAAGTGTACCGAAAGAAGATATTGTTTTAGCTTTTTATGATCCAGAAACTCGGAAGTTGACAGAGTTTGCTGTTGCTTAA
- a CDS encoding XisH family protein → MPAKDTYHDAVKNALIKAGWTITADPYPIKYEEIRLIADLAGEKTIAATKESEQIVIEVKSFLSRSPMGEFETALGQYLIYQTFLLATHPEYKVFLAIGKNIYEKFFEQVAIQLILQKYQVSLLVIDINQEEVIKWTS, encoded by the coding sequence ATGCCAGCAAAGGATACTTACCATGATGCAGTTAAAAATGCTTTAATTAAGGCTGGTTGGACGATTACCGCTGATCCTTATCCGATTAAGTATGAAGAAATCAGACTTATCGCTGATTTAGCTGGTGAAAAAACGATTGCTGCGACAAAAGAGAGTGAACAAATTGTTATTGAAGTTAAAAGTTTTTTGAGTCGTTCTCCCATGGGTGAATTTGAAACAGCTTTAGGTCAATATCTGATTTATCAAACTTTTCTTTTGGCTACTCATCCTGAATATAAAGTATTTTTAGCAATCGGTAAAAATATTTATGAAAAGTTTTTTGAACAAGTTGCTATTCAACTGATTTTACAAAAATATCAAGTTTCACTATTAGTTATTGATATTAATCAAGAGGAGGTTATCAAATGGACAAGCTAA
- a CDS encoding type II toxin-antitoxin system VapC family toxin — protein sequence MTYLLDTNIVSFAIKNNLIIKERLEELRSQEELISISCITYFEVKRGLFAVKASKQLERFDDFCKDFQIIFLDDLAILEKAAEIHANLRLRGLPIQTEDILIAATAIIKDFILVSNDSDLLRVEGLCLENWLQE from the coding sequence ATGACTTATTTATTAGATACTAACATTGTTTCTTTTGCTATCAAAAATAATCTCATAATTAAGGAAAGATTAGAAGAATTACGTTCACAAGAAGAATTAATATCTATTAGTTGCATTACTTATTTTGAGGTTAAAAGAGGTTTGTTTGCAGTAAAAGCAAGTAAACAATTAGAAAGATTTGATGATTTTTGTAAGGATTTTCAAATCATTTTCTTGGATGATTTAGCGATTTTAGAAAAAGCGGCAGAAATTCATGCAAATCTTAGATTAAGAGGATTACCAATCCAAACAGAAGATATTTTAATTGCTGCAACTGCTATTATTAAAGATTTTATTCTCGTTTCTAATGATAGTGATTTATTGAGAGTTGAAGGATTATGTTTAGAGAATTGGTTACAGGAATAG